In the genome of Ctenopharyngodon idella isolate HZGC_01 chromosome 19, HZGC01, whole genome shotgun sequence, one region contains:
- the syt11a gene encoding synaptotagmin-11a has product MAEITNLKQTYDVSPVLAGFLGAGVLVVSVTVAVFLWTCCQRRYRQMTGAYKLTSGPYDPPVDPPYKFIHMLKGISIYPETLSNSKKIVRVGQRSGSSSLLREWSRGSRNGDVLLVDADPEGGTAHLQMNHLVPPVGPPRLERALPIRADYCCMESSSGSSSEAPSKTASPYSLNSPSLGTLSLAIDYNFPKKALVVTIVGAQGLPAVDEQAGSSDPYVKMTILPEKKHRVKTRVLRKTLEPVFDETFTFYGIPYSSLPELTLHFLVLSFDRFARDDVIGEAVVPLAGVDPSTGRAHITQQISKRNTQCESRGELLVSLSYQPVTHRLNVVVLKAKHLPTMDISGLSGNPYVKVNVFYGRKRIAKKKTHVKKCTLNPVFNESFIYDVPAELMPDISVEFLVIDFDRTTKNEVVGRLVLGGQSPIPSGVTHWREVCDNPRRQIAKWHNLTEY; this is encoded by the exons ATGTGTCCCCAGTGCTCGCGGGTTTTCTGGGTGCAGGGGTCTTGGTTGTTTCCGTGACAGTGGCCGTTTTCCTCTGGACGTGCTGTCAGCGGCGATATCGTCAAATGACAGGTGCGTACAAGCTGACCAGCGGCCCCTACGACCCTCCCGTTGACCCCCCCTACAAGTTCATCCACATGCTCAAAGGCATCAGCATCTACCCCGAGACCCTCAGCAACAGCAAGAAGATTGTACGGGTGGGCCAGCGCTCAGGATCGAGTTCCTTGTTAAGAGAATGGAGTCGTGGGTCCCGAAACGGTGACGTGCTCCTTGTGGATGCAGATCCCGAAGGTGGTACTGCGCACCTACAGATGAACCACCTGGTCCCCCCTGTGGGTCCTCCCAGACTGGAGAGGGCGCTGCCCATCCGGGCGGACTACTGCTGTATGGAGAGCAGCTCAGGAAGCAGCAGTGAAGCACCCAGTAAAACAGCATCACCCTACAGTCTCAACTCACCCTCTCTGGGAACGCTCAGTCTGGCCATTGACTACAACTTCCCCAAGAAGGCCCTCGTTGTCACTATCGTAGGAGCGCAGGGGCTCCCCGCAGTGGACGAACAGGCGGGCAGTTCTGACCCCTACGTGAAGATGACCATCCTACCCGAGAAGAAGCACCGAGTGAAGACACGCGTACTGAGGAAGACTCTGGAGCCTGTGTTTGACGAGACGTTCACCTTCTATGGCATCCCGTACAGCTCGCTGCCTGAGCTTACCCTGCACTTCCTGGTGCTCAGCTTTGATCGCTTTGCACGGGATGATGTCATTGGGGAGGCGGTCGTGCCATTAGCAGGTGTGGACCCAAGCACGGGACGGGCGCACATCACCCAGCAAATCAGCAAGAGGAACACACAG TGTGAAAGTCGTGGAGAATTGCTGGTCTCACTGTCCTACCAGCCTGTTACTCACAGGCTAAATGTGGTGGTCCTCAAAGCCAAACACCTGCCAACCATGGACATCAGTGGTCTGTCAGGCA ACCCTTATGTTAAAGTGAACGTCTTCTATGGCCGCAAGCGCATAGCCAAGAAGAAGACGCATGTTAAGAAATGCACACTCAATCCTGTTTTCAACGAATCGTTTATCTACGATGTTCCCGCTGAGCTAATGCCGGACATCTCTGTGGAGTTTCTGGTCATCGATTTTGACCGCACCACGAAGAATGAGGTTGTGGGTCGCCTGGTTCTGGGTGGTCAGAGCCCCATTCCGTCAGGGGTGACTCACTGGAGGGAAGTCTGTGACAACCCAAGGCGGCAGATTGCCAAGTGGCATAACCTTACAGAGTACTAG